In one Epinephelus lanceolatus isolate andai-2023 chromosome 19, ASM4190304v1, whole genome shotgun sequence genomic region, the following are encoded:
- the atp5fa1 gene encoding ATP synthase F(1) complex subunit alpha, mitochondrial, producing MLSVRVAAALARTLPRRAGFVSKNVAAACVGVKNLHTTRPWLQKTGTAEVSSILEEKIMGADTSADLEETGRVLSIGDGIARVYGLRNVQAEEMVEFSSGLKGMSLNLEPDNVGVVVFGNDKLIKEGDIVKRTGAIVDVPVGEELLGRVVDALGNAIDGKGPLGSSTRRRVGLKAPGIIPRISVREPMQTGIKAVDSLVPIGRGQRELIIGDRQTGKTAIAIDTIINQKRFNDGTDEKKKLYCIYVAIGQKRSTVAQLVKRLTDADAMKYTIVVSATASDAAPLQYLAPYSGCSMGEYFRDNGKHALIIYDDLSKQAVAYRQMSLLLRRPPGREAYPGDVFYLHSRLLERAAKMNDNFGGGSLTALPVIETQAGDVSAYIPTNVISITDGQIFLETELFYKGIRPAINVGLSVSRVGSAAQTRAMKQVAGTMKLELAQYREVAAFAQFGSDLDAATQQLLNRGVRLTELLKQGQYSPMAIEEQVTVIYAGVRGHLDKMEPSKITKFEKAFLQHILSQHQDLLAAIRADGKISEASDAKLKQIVLTFLSSFE from the exons TGCTGTCAGTACGCGTCGCAGCGGCTCTTGCCCGCACTCTGCCTCGACGGGCTGGATTT GTATCCAAGAACGTCGCTGCAGCATGTGTAGGAGTCAAGAATCTACACACCACCCGTCCATGGCTGCAGAAAACAG GCACAGCCGAGGTATCATCCATTCtggaggaaaagatcatgggaGCTGACACCAGTGCTGACCTGGAGGAGACTGGTCGCGTGCTGTCCATTGGTGACGGTATTGCCAGAGTGTACGGTCTGAGGAACGTGCAGGCTGAGGAGATGGTGGAattctcctctggtctgaag GGCATGTCTCTGAACTTGGAGCCCGacaatgttggtgttgtggtGTTTGGTAACGACAAGCTGATCAAGGAAGGCGACATTGTCAAGAGAACAGGTGCTATTGTAGATGTGCCTGTAGGTGAGGAGCTCCTGGGCCGTGTCGTCGATGCTCTAGGAAATGCTATCGATGGAAAG GGTCCCCTTGGCTCCAGCACCCGCAGGCGTGTGGGTCTGAAGGCCCCTGGCATCATCCCCCGCATCTCTGTGAGGGAGCCAATGCAGACTGGCATCAAAGCCGTGGACAGTTTGGTCCCCATCGGTCGTGGACAGCGTGAGCTCATCattggagacagacagactgg CAAAACCGCAATCGCCATCGACACAATCATCAACCAGAAGCGCTTCAACGACGGCACTGATGAGAAGAAGAAGCTGTATTGCATCTACGTGGCTATCGGCCAGAAGAGGTCCACTGTGGCTCAGCTGGTGAAGAGGCTGACTGATGCCGACGCCATGAAGTACACCATCGTGGTGTCTGCCACTGCCTCTGATGCTGCTCCGCTGCAGTACCTGGCTCCCTACTCTGGCTGCTCCATGGGAGAGTACTTCAGAGACAACGGCAAGCACGCCCTGATCATCTATGACGATCTGTCCAAGCAG GCCGTCGCCTACCGCCAGATGTCCCTGCTGCTCCGTCGTCCCCCCGGTCGTGAGGCTTACCCAGGAGACGTCTTCTACTTGCATTCCCGTCTGCTGGAGAGAGCTGCCAAGATGAACGACAACTTTGGCGGCGGCTCCCTCACAGCTCTTCCCGTCATCGAGACACAGGCTGGTGACGTGTCAGCCTACATTCCCACTAATGTCATCTCCATCACAGACGGACAG ATCTTCTTGGAGACTGAGCTGTTCTACAAAGGTATTCGTCCAGCCATCAACGTCGGTCTGTCTGTGTCACGTGTCGGATCTGCTGCCCAGACTAGGGCCATGAAGCAG GTGGCCGGTACCATGAAGCTGGAGCTGGCCCAGTACCGTGAGGTGGCTGCCTTCGCTCAGTTTGGTTCTGATCTGGATGCTGCCACCCAGCAGCTGCTGAACCGTGGTGTCCGTCTGACTGAGCTCCTTAAACAGGGACAGTACT CTCCAATGGCCATTGAAGAACAGGTAACAGTCATTTATGCTGGTGTGAGGGGACACCTGGACAAAATGGAGCCTAGCAAGATCACCAAGTTCGAGAAGGCCTTCCTGCAGCACATACTGAGCCAGCACCAAGACCTGCTGGCAGCTATTAG GGCTGATGGCAAAATCTCTGAGGCATCAGACGCTAAACTCAAGCAAATTGTGTTGACTTTCCTCTCCAGCTTTGAGTAA